The Prevotella melaninogenica genome window below encodes:
- the ribD gene encoding bifunctional diaminohydroxyphosphoribosylaminopyrimidine deaminase/5-amino-6-(5-phosphoribosylamino)uracil reductase RibD, producing the protein MKQEETDEKYMRRCLQLARNGQLLAKPNPMVGAVIVSKEGRIIGEGYHVRCGKGHAEVNAFASVSKEDEALLREATVYVSLEPCSHYGKTPPCADLIISKGVRRVVCGCIDPFAEVQGRGVKKIREAGIEVTVGVLEKECLELNKRFITYNTHKRPYVILKWAEASSPSPLPLPQREGSNHRDSPNNSEKVIANITIENRNNRIYCNYKPSVAYIGNLPGKDYQPLIISTPFTKMLVHKMRAENDAILVGKTTEELEQPQLTVREWSGPNPEKLVLTSQPTKAGEYATPAEVLSHLYAEKQQSLIVEGGAKTLQSFLDAGLWDEIRIESAPFTVNKGIEAPKLPDNLRVIKVEKYVNTIVTYERA; encoded by the coding sequence ATGAAACAAGAAGAAACTGACGAAAAATACATGCGTCGTTGCCTCCAATTAGCTCGTAATGGACAACTGCTTGCCAAGCCTAACCCAATGGTTGGTGCGGTTATTGTGAGCAAGGAGGGTAGGATTATCGGTGAGGGTTACCACGTACGCTGTGGCAAAGGACACGCAGAGGTGAACGCTTTTGCATCTGTAAGTAAAGAGGACGAGGCTTTGCTACGTGAAGCAACGGTGTATGTCAGTCTTGAGCCTTGCTCTCATTATGGGAAAACACCTCCTTGTGCCGACTTGATTATCAGTAAGGGTGTGCGCCGTGTCGTCTGTGGTTGCATCGATCCTTTTGCCGAAGTGCAAGGACGTGGAGTAAAGAAGATTCGCGAAGCTGGGATAGAAGTGACCGTGGGTGTATTGGAGAAAGAGTGTTTAGAACTGAATAAACGGTTTATTACTTATAATACACATAAACGACCTTATGTGATATTGAAGTGGGCAGAAGCGAGTAGCCCCTCCCCCTTACCCCTCCCCCAAAGGGAGGGGAGTAATCACCGAGATTCCCCTAATAACTCAGAAAAAGTCATTGCCAATATAACTATTGAGAATAGAAACAATAGAATATATTGTAACTATAAACCTTCTGTGGCTTACATTGGCAACTTGCCGGGTAAAGATTATCAGCCATTGATTATCTCTACTCCCTTTACAAAGATGTTAGTACATAAGATGAGGGCGGAGAATGATGCGATTCTCGTTGGGAAAACAACGGAAGAATTAGAACAACCACAGCTGACGGTAAGGGAATGGAGCGGTCCAAATCCAGAGAAGTTGGTGCTGACAAGTCAACCGACAAAAGCTGGAGAATACGCAACACCGGCTGAAGTGCTGTCGCATCTCTATGCTGAAAAGCAGCAAAGTCTCATCGTGGAAGGTGGTGCAAAGACTTTACAGAGTTTTTTGGATGCAGGACTATGGGACGAGATACGCATAGAATCGGCTCCTTTCACGGTTAACAAAGGTATCGAAGCGCCAAAACTTCCAGATAACCTACGTGTTATAAAGGTAGAGAAGTATGTTAACACGATTGTAACCTACGAGCGAGCGTAG
- a CDS encoding serine dehydratase subunit alpha family protein yields the protein MLEKNIREQIIELIHQQVVPAVGCTEPMAVALCTARATELLGQRPEHISVLLSANILKNAMGVGIPGTGMIGLPIAIAIGALVGKSEYQLEVIKDLTPDTLEVGKTFISENRIDVKLKDGITEKLYIEITCEAEGHRATAIIIGTHTNIVFEEKDGTVLLDKMQPSTAAVEKAPLCLNLNTVWEFATTTPVDEIEFILEAKRYNLRAAAEALKGNYGHCLGKIMDRPLSRGIFGNSIFSHVIAKTASACDARMGGALIPVMSNSGSGNQGICATNPVAVFAKENENTREELIRALTLSHLTAIYIKQSLGALSALCGCVVASIGSSCGITYLMGGNYINVCHSVKNMIANLTGMICDGAKPSCSLKISSGVSTAILSATLSMEGKHVTSAEGIIDEDVDKSIRNLTSIGKEAMCITDDMVLNIMTHKCN from the coding sequence AAGAACATTAGAGAACAGATTATCGAGTTGATACACCAGCAGGTAGTACCTGCTGTGGGTTGTACAGAGCCAATGGCTGTGGCATTGTGTACTGCACGTGCTACAGAGTTGTTAGGTCAGAGACCAGAACATATTAGCGTGTTGCTCTCTGCTAATATTCTGAAGAATGCGATGGGAGTCGGTATTCCTGGAACGGGAATGATCGGTCTGCCTATTGCCATTGCCATCGGTGCTTTGGTGGGTAAGTCAGAATATCAGTTGGAGGTTATCAAGGACCTCACACCTGATACATTGGAAGTTGGCAAGACATTTATCAGTGAGAATCGAATTGATGTCAAACTGAAGGACGGTATCACCGAGAAACTATATATAGAAATTACTTGTGAGGCTGAGGGACATCGTGCGACAGCCATTATCATTGGCACTCATACGAATATTGTCTTTGAAGAGAAGGACGGTACTGTTCTGCTCGATAAGATGCAACCCAGCACAGCTGCTGTCGAAAAAGCACCCCTTTGTCTGAACCTCAATACGGTATGGGAGTTTGCTACAACCACTCCTGTCGATGAGATTGAGTTTATTCTTGAGGCAAAACGTTATAATCTTCGTGCTGCAGCTGAGGCTTTGAAGGGAAATTATGGACATTGTTTGGGTAAGATAATGGACCGTCCTTTGAGTCGCGGAATCTTTGGTAATAGTATCTTCTCGCACGTTATTGCGAAGACCGCTTCAGCCTGTGATGCCCGTATGGGTGGTGCTTTGATACCAGTGATGAGTAATAGTGGTTCTGGAAATCAGGGCATCTGTGCAACCAATCCTGTTGCAGTCTTTGCGAAGGAGAATGAGAATACACGTGAAGAACTTATCCGAGCACTCACCTTGAGTCATCTAACCGCTATCTATATCAAGCAGAGTCTTGGTGCACTCTCTGCCCTTTGCGGTTGTGTAGTAGCAAGTATTGGTTCCAGTTGTGGTATTACTTATCTGATGGGAGGCAATTATATCAATGTTTGTCATTCAGTAAAGAACATGATAGCCAACCTTACGGGTATGATTTGTGATGGTGCGAAGCCAAGTTGTTCACTGAAGATCTCATCGGGAGTGTCAACTGCTATCCTTTCTGCAACGCTTTCCATGGAGGGAAAGCACGTAACGTCTGCAGAGGGAATCATTGATGAAGATGTTGATAAGTCTATCCGTAACCTAACAAGTATAGGTAAGGAAGCGATGTGTATTACCGATGATATGGTATTAAATATTATGACACACAAGTGCAATTAA